TCAAAAGAAACTGGAAAAGGAGGATATATTTTTTATGCAGTTGAAAATGAAGAAGGCAAAGAAAAAATTGTTGGTGCAACTGTCATCAATGAAACAGGCATGAAAGATTATATTCCAGAAAATATCTTAGTTTATATTGCTGTTGATGGTTCGCAGCGTGGAAAGGGAATTGGTAAAAAAATAATGCAAGAAGCAATGAACAGTGTAAATGGCTCAGTTGCTCTTCATGTAGAACCTGATAATCCAGCCAAAAAACTCTATGAAAAACTAGGATTTACAAATAAGTATTTAGAGATGCGTTGGCAACAATAAATTTAGAAGTTAGATTGCTGAAGTTAGAAGTGAAGACAGAATAAAAATCAAATCTTGTATTTTCATTCTCTTGATTTTCCTCTTCTTCTCTGTGGTTAAAATGTATTTCAATTCTCACTTCTAAACTCTAAATTCTAATTTTGTTACCTACTCGCCAACAACTTCATAAAATAGCCGAACTTTCCAATCAAGAATACAAAACAGCTAAGTTTGTAGTTGATTTTCTTACAACTTGTAATCCGACCTCTATCCATCAAAATATAGGAAATACAGGAATTATAGCAATTTGGGAAAGTGAAAATTTTGATACAACTAAACACAAAACGATTGCTTTTCGTGCCGAATTGGATGCTTTACCTATTCCAGAACCAAATAATTTTGATTATAAATCAGAACATCAAGGAGTTTCGCATAAATGTGGACACGATGGACACATGACTATTTTGCTAGGAGTTGCTCAGTATCTGAAAGAAAATTTTGATACACTAATTCAGCAAAAAAATAAAAGAATAATCTTACTTTTTCAGCCCGCCGAAGAAACAGGAGAAGGAGCTTTACAAATGCTTGAAGATAAGCAACTACAAAAACTACATTTCAAAATTGATTATTTCTTTGCTCTTCACAATATTCCTTCTTACGAAAAAAAACTAATTGTTTGTAGAGAAAAAACCTTTGCAGCAGCTTCTACAGGAATAATTGTAGAATTTGAAGGCTTGATTTCACATGCAGCCGAACCTCAGAATGGAAAAAACCCTGCTTTAGCATTAAGCGAACTAACTACTTTTCTTTATTTTTTATCAGAGAATATTATCAAAGAAAAAGAAAATAAAGATTTTGTGTTGGTAACTGTTGTAGATGCTATTTTAGGAGAAACCTCAAGAAAATCATTGGATGATATTGCCTTTGGTGTTTCGCCTGCAAAGGCTCGTGTTTGTGCTACTCTTCGCAGTTATTTAGATGAAGACTTACAGCTTCTTTCTCAGAAAACAGAACAAAAAGCCCAAGAATTAGCTAATAAGCATGATTTAAAACTCAAAATCAGTTATTCAGAGAAATTTGCAGCTACTACCAATACACCAAAAAGCGTAGAGCTTATTAAAAAAGCAGCTAAAAAACTAGATTTAAAGTATCAAAACAAAGAAAAACCATTTAGTTGGTCTGAAGATTTCGGACAATTTACGCAGCATTTTGAAGGAGCTATGTTTGGATTAGGTTCTGGAACGAATACACCAGAACTTCATCATTCAAATTATGATTTTCCTGATGATATTACTCAAACTGGAATAGATATGTTTGTAGAATTAATCCAAAGTTAGAGGTATAAAATGTA
This is a stretch of genomic DNA from Bernardetia sp. MNP-M8. It encodes these proteins:
- a CDS encoding amidohydrolase translates to MLPTRQQLHKIAELSNQEYKTAKFVVDFLTTCNPTSIHQNIGNTGIIAIWESENFDTTKHKTIAFRAELDALPIPEPNNFDYKSEHQGVSHKCGHDGHMTILLGVAQYLKENFDTLIQQKNKRIILLFQPAEETGEGALQMLEDKQLQKLHFKIDYFFALHNIPSYEKKLIVCREKTFAAASTGIIVEFEGLISHAAEPQNGKNPALALSELTTFLYFLSENIIKEKENKDFVLVTVVDAILGETSRKSLDDIAFGVSPAKARVCATLRSYLDEDLQLLSQKTEQKAQELANKHDLKLKISYSEKFAATTNTPKSVELIKKAAKKLDLKYQNKEKPFSWSEDFGQFTQHFEGAMFGLGSGTNTPELHHSNYDFPDDITQTGIDMFVELIQS
- a CDS encoding GNAT family N-acetyltransferase, with the protein product MSISIKKLTPSSTFDTSLLEEINEFLFKHLEQYGDPKADIRKAMDYSLSKETGKGGYIFYAVENEEGKEKIVGATVINETGMKDYIPENILVYIAVDGSQRGKGIGKKIMQEAMNSVNGSVALHVEPDNPAKKLYEKLGFTNKYLEMRWQQ